The following coding sequences are from one Schizosaccharomyces osmophilus chromosome 1, complete sequence window:
- a CDS encoding transmembrane transporter — MCYQLSRKHATGVSLLLFVVFLWLISSFFTNNLLNDPGFFNPFFITYLNTGTFVFYLIPWYLFERNDLKKDITTHASVYESLDGTQNPHAYVRNRPMTVRQTASLSLGFCIIWFAANYFSNGSLAFTNVASFTIISSMSGFFTLGLGAIFNVEKFTFVKLLALLASVGGVILVVIQDSKQEPGRDNSPSQPALGNTFALLAAFLYGCYSVLVKFHVTEENYVSMRLFFGLVGLFDIILLWPFLILLHYYGVEKFQLPSTSSGNAILLLNAGITFVSDYLWVIAMLMTSPLLVTLGMSLSIPLALFFDIILKGHYLNFTLIFGSLLVFAGFIVVNYNQTTYL, encoded by the coding sequence atgtGCTATCAACTTAGCAGAAAACATGCTACTGGCGTGAGCctgttgctttttgtaGTTTTCTTGTGGCTCATTAgctctttttttacgaaTAATTTACTGAATGACCCTGGTTTCTtcaatccattttttattacatATTTGAACACCGGTACGTTTGTGTTCTATTTGATCCCATGGTACCTTTTCGAGAGAaatgatttgaaaaaagatattacAACCCATGCTTCTGTTTATGAATCATTGGACGGAACCCAAAATCCGCACGCCTATGTTCGAAACAGGCCTATGACGGTTCGACAAACCGCCTCACTTAGCTTAGGCTTCTGTATCATATGGTTTGCTGCTAACTATTTCAGCAATGGCTCTTTGGCGTTCACGAATGTTGCCTCCTTTACCATTATATCTAGCATGAGTGGATTTTTCACTCTGGGTTTGGGAGCCATTTTTAACGTAGaaaaatttacttttgtcAAGCTACTGGCCTTATTAGCGAGTGTCGGAGGTGTGATTCTGGTCGTGATCCAAGATTCAAAGCAAGAACCTGGCAGGGATAATAGTCCTTCTCAACCAGCGTTGGGAAACACTTTTGCATTATTAGCTGCCTTTCTATATGGCTGCTATTCCGTTCTAGTGAAGTTTCACGTTacagaagaaaactatGTTTCAAtgcgtttgttttttggcTTGGTGGGACTATTTGACATTATTTTGCTGTGGCCATTCTTAATCTTACTACATTACTATGGAGTGGAAAAATTCCAGCTTCCTTCTACTAGTAGTGGAAATGCAATCTTGCTTTTGAATGCTGGTATAACTTTTGTTTCCGATTATCTGTGGGTTATTGCTATGCTAATGACTAGCCCATTATTGGTAACTCTTGGAATGAGCCTCAGTATACCGTTAGCTTTGTTCTTTGATATAATACTCAAAGGTCACTATCTCAATTTCACATTAATTTTCGGGTCTCTTCTGGTCTTCGCAGGGTTTATCGTTGTAAATTATAACCAAACGACCTACCTTTAA
- a CDS encoding cytoplasmic P body 3'-5'-exoribonuclease, Dis3L2-related, with protein MDPHWKRSEASGRPPPSSSSNQRMGGIPPLAPDVIQSQIEYLQALQLQQQSQSQPLAENENFTQTNLTSPFQANPFSNPKRRESLLLPRLNPIAPIGARQMQSPPSAGSAELPSPSVKTRTESFFSPAKESFDAFGPGMHATSQRSNVMGGMGGIPPTRIRRRSSVGNESLSPVSPKSANFLTPLKPIEGNFEWQQSPMESPLSARSLQESVYMEPESPTTHVPVQMPLSTASQQSYINHSTDGASLPQSSFLNFNNSGKRVSVSAAAQQHKNLFLPYLPQASLPKFISTGRLLVGTLHINRKNRSDAYVITDALDDYIFICGSKDRNRTLEGDLVAVELLDVNEILQTKREKEEKKIRRNLSLSGTSKSSVNSKAKMMSIGTPMALGMNKGALAFERSIEKRKNDYEVTGQSLSFVDDISLNQENLPKYAGHIVAILDRPSGDTCSGTLALYRPNSLASKNQSSHRRNSSTSSGESGKGPKIVWFKPSDKRIPLIAISSDQVPPKFFTNNDEFKDLVFLAGIKRWPTTSLHPFGTLYESIGKVGDSKVEFTAILHDYSCRVYEFPESLSYSIKRLPSPVSPEELNNRYDLRDKLTFMVGTRDYAIHIDTGPSEGVIILGFHVTDVASSIKQDMPIDDEAANRVSQVQLLQGSVPFLPKKVTEEVSLTTGLDCLAISIVIQLDLKSETVLQCSLGPSVIRPSSYISLETAQANIQSNEALQLLEKSAKVLTKLRLQTKEDVNLQPLYCFGFLDDQLSGIQDLNMNVFETYPVVCALQQIEHWINEKTASHLMSIFPNKVVLRKSSRPNNLDAAVRAARRAGFPLTVESSSTEFMAALATINDKNLQRLLQLNLKRLASESEYTVGISNDKDVSHFAFASPCYTHFCHPTRRYIDICVQRQLHEAFEGRPDFSKDYKSLLSVTQSCNTLSNFYRYAQEKSIHAKLCEVSQIINSRSGLIQLKAFVIATDQSYIDLVVYELGLERRIYLDLLPLNSCDFNDQTMELTVSWRKPSPSFYYATSSLEIDSTCYSNFKKKYLDSNGSCKQICDLSGRGLYDLINIAESDETNESSRDTLTSDVPPESYEDAAVERLHSLRIKEPDFVQTIRPGQQVDVFMFADTSSTYSLSLITLKNPFSD; from the exons atgGATCCTCACTGGAAGCGATCAGAAGCTAGTGGTCGACctcctccttcttcttcatcaaatcAGAGAATGGGAGGTATTCCTCCTTTAG CCCCAGATGTAATTCAATCTCAAATTGAGTACTTGCAGGCATTGCAATTGCAACAGCAATCTCAATCTCAACCTCTGGCAGAGAATGAAAACTTTACACAAACAAATTTAACCTCTCCTTTCCAGgcaaatcctttttccaatcCTAAAAGACGGGAAAGCTTACTATTACCAAGACTTAATCCCATTGCCCCTATTGGTGCGCGTCAAATGCAGTCTCCTCCAAGTGCTGGTTCCGCCGAATTGCCAAGTCCTTCAGTTAAGACTCGAACAGAATCCTTTTTTAGCCCCGCCAAGGAATCCTTTGATGCGTTTGGTCCTGGAATGCACGCTACTAGTCAACGCTCCAACGTGATGGGTGGAATGGGTGGAATTCCCCCAACTCGTATCAGACGTCGTTCATCTGTTGGAAACGAGTCGCTCTCTCCTGTTTCCCCAAAAAGTGCGAATTTTTTAACACCGTTGAAACCAATTGAAGGTAATTTTGAATGGCAACAGTCGCCGATGGAATCTCCCCTCTCTGCTCGCTCGCTTCAAGAAAGCGTTTACATGGAACCTGAATCTCCGACGACGCATGTACCTGTGCAAATGCCCCTCTCCACTGCCTCTCAGCAGTCGTACATTAACCATTCGACAGACGGTGCTTCTCTTCCACAAAGCTCTTTCTTGAATTTTAACAATTCTGGAAAACGGGTATCGGTTTCCGCAGCTGCTCAGCAGCATAAGAATCTTTTTCTACCTTATTTACCCCAGGCTTCTCTTCCTAAATTTATAAGTACTGGAAGACTTCTTGTTGGAACATTACATATAAATCGCAAAAATCGATCCGATGCATATGTTATTACGGACGCCCTTGATGATTACATATTCATTTGTGGATCGAAAGACCGTAATCGTACCTTGGAAGGTGACTTGGTTGCCGTCGAACTTCTTGATGTAAATGAAATATTGCAAACGAAacgagaaaaagaagaaaagaaaattcgcCGAAATCTCTCTCTTTCTGGTACTTCAAAGTCATCGGTGAATagtaaagcaaaaatgaTGTCTATTGGCACACCAATGGCTTTAGGGATGAACAAAGGAGCTTTGGCTTTCGAAAGATCCATCGAGAAGCGGAAGAATGATTACGAAGTAACCGGACAAAGCCTTTCATTTGTCGATGACATTTCTTTAAACCAAGAAAATCTTCCAAAGTATGCCGGTCATATTGTCGCTATTCTTGATCGTCCAAGCGGAGATACTTGTTCAGGTACATTGGCCTTGTATCGGCCTAACAGCCTTGCGTCCAAAAACCAATCATCTCATCGCCGAAATTCATCAACTTCTAGTGGAGAAAGTGGTAAGGGTCCAAAAATTGTTTGGTTTAAACCAAGTGATAAAAGGATTCCATTAATTGCTATATCTAGTGATCAGGTACCACCTAAGTTTTTCACTAATAATGATGAATTCAAGGATCTGGTTTTCTTAGCTGGTATCAAGCGATGGCCTACAACATCTTTGCATCCATTTGGTACATTGTACGAAAGCATTGGAAAAGTGGGTGATTCAAAGGTTGAATTTACCGCTATTCTTCACGATTATAGTTGTCGTGTTTATGAGTTTCCTGAATCCCTCTCATACAGTATAAAACGATTACCTAGTCCGGTTTCTCCAGAAGAACTAAATAATCGGTATGATCTACGAGATAAGCTGACATTCATGGTGGGAACTCGTGACTATGCAATTCACATTGACACTGGCCCATCTGAGGGAGTTATCATTTTAGGCTTCCATGTGACAGACGTCGCTAGCAGTATTAAACAAGATATGCCCATCGACGATGAGGCTGCGAATCGTGTTTCCCAAGTTCAGCTTTTACAAGGTTCTGTTCCTTTCTTACCGAAGAAAGTTACTGAAGAGGTGTCTCTTACAACTGGTCTTGATTGTCTTGCAATCAGTATCGTTATACAGTTGGATCTAAAATCTGAAACCGTACTGCAATGCTCTTTAGGACCTTCCGTGATTCGTCCTTCATCCTACATCAGTCTTGAAACTGCTCAGGCTAATATACAATCAAATGAAGCTCTTCAATTACTTGAGAAAAGTGCTAAAGTACTTACAAAACTAAGACTACAGACAAAAGAGGATGTTAATTTACAACCtctttattgttttggCTTCCTTGATGACCAGCTCAGCGGCATTCAAGACTTGAATAtgaatgtttttgaaacttATCCAGTTGTTTGTGCTTTGCAACAAATTGAGCACTGGATCAATGAGAAAACTGCTTCTCATTTGATGAGTATTTTTCCAAACAAGGTCGTTCTGAGAAAAAGCTCTCGTCCGAATAATTTGGACGCCGCTGTTCGTGCAGCCCGCCGAGCAGGGTTTCCTCTCACAGTAGAATCTTCATCTACTGAATTTATGGCCGCTTTGGCGACCATAAACGATAAGAATCTTCAGAGATTACTGCAACTAAACTTAAAAAGACTCGCATCAGAGTCTGAGTATACCGTGGGTATATCTAATGATAAAGATGTATCGCATTTTGCTTTCGCTAGTCCTTGTTACACTCACTTTTGTCACCCTACTCGTCGTTACATCGACATTTGTGTACAGCGTCAGCTTCATGAGGCCTTTGAAGGTCGTCCagatttttcaaaggatTATAAGAGTTTACTTTCAGTCACTCAGTCTTGTAACACATTGAGCAACTTTTATCGATATGCTCAAGAAAAGAGCATTCATGCCAAGCTTTGTGAAGTAAGCCAGATAATTAATTCTCGCTCCGGTCTTATTCAGCTTAAAGCTTTCGTAATAGCCACTGATCAATCTTACATTGATTTAGTCGTCTACGAGTTGGGTCTTGAAAGAAGGATTTATTTGGATCTTTTACCTCTGAACAGCTGCGACTTTAATGACCAAACTATGGAATTAACTGTTTCGTGGAGGAAGCCctctccttctttttattatgcCACTTCTTCTTTAGAAATTGACAGTACCTGCTATAGTaacttcaagaaaaaatatttggatTCCAATGGATCTTGCAAACAAATTTGTGACTTGTCAGGTCGTGGATTGTATGATTTGATCAATATTGCTGAAAGTGATGAGACCAATGAAAGTTCTCGTGATACTTTAACGTCGGACGTACCTCCAGAATCCTATGAAGATGCTGCGGTAGAACGTCTTCATAGTTTGCGTATAAAAGAGCCTGATTTTGTACAAACAATTCGTCCTGGTCAGCAAGTGGATGTCTTTATGTTTGCTGACACTTCTTCTACGTATTCACTTTCGTTAATTACCTTAAAAAACCCTTTTTCTGACTAG
- the ptn1 gene encoding phosphatidylinositol-3,4,5-trisphosphate3-phosphatase Ptn1: protein MDTIRAIVSRNRRGLDRNEGYGQLDLAEITDRLIAMSTPAAGLHSIYRNDENAVLRYLHDKYSERWMMINLCAERSVYHHKLFISKLEVYGFEDHNPPPFVLLCTIIDRMANLLAQDPISKLIVHCKAGKGRTGTVLCSYLVAHAGYTFTQSMELYTKKRMRRGYGLTIPSQIRYVRYIEAWSQLRNQQPAGNVEDLALAESVLQEFEIESKDFPNLTLALYTFDANNRRLKFPVWASCKWDPCTDSNQTQKWRLVCNWSSPISEYMVSIFPSGFRAFSRQVHFWFHTQLQSLLLGTTVGRTSFSETRFLNEPESSITYHFSWTEMDGYQSVSAPYFHILSLRYSYMRKKKEKKNRNTT, encoded by the coding sequence ATGGACACGATTCGAGCGATCGTTTCTAGAAATCGAAGAGGTTTGGATAGGAATGAAGGCTATGGACAATTAGATTTGGCTGAAATTACAGACAGATTGATTGCAATGTCGACACCAGCAGCTGGTCTTCACAGTATCTACAggaatgatgaaaatgcTGTTTTGCGATACTTGCACGATAAATATTCAGAAAGGTGGATGATGATAAACTTATGTGCAGAGCGTAGTGTTTATCACCACAAGTTATTTATCTCAAAGTTGGAAGTTTATGGGTTTGAGGATCACAATCCGCCTCCGTTTGTATTGCTGTGTACAATCATTGACAGGATGGCCAATCTATTGGCCCAAGACCCAATTTCCAAGTTGATAGTTCATTGTAAAGCAGGAAAAGGTCGCACGGGAACGGTGCTTTGTAGTTACCTAGTAGCTCATGCAGGGTATACATTCACACAAAGCATGGAGCTTTATACGAAAAAGCGCATGAGACGAGGATATGGTCTTACTATTCCCTCTCAAATCCGTTATGTCCGTTACATTGAAGCGTGGTCGCAGCTTCGAAATCAGCAGCCTGCAGGAAACGTTGAAGACTTGGCATTAGCAGAATCGGTCTTGCAAGAATTTGAAATAGAATCCAAAGACTTTCCCAATCTTACTTTAGCCCTCTATACATTCGATGCGAACAACAGACGCCTGAAATTTCCCGTATGGGCTTCTTGCAAATGGGACCCATGCACAGATTCCAACCAAACCCAAAAGTGGAGACTAGTTTGTAACTGGTCTTCTCCAATCAGTGAATATATGGTCAGTATCTTCCCTAGTGGTTTTCGTGCTTTTTCTCGTCAAGTCcatttttggtttcataCCCAACTTCAGTCACTGCTACTGGGAACCACTGTAGGTAGAACCTCGTTTTCTGAAACCCGTTTCCTAAATGAACCTGAATCGTCCATAACTTATCATTTCTCATGGACTGAAATGGATGGTTACCAATCCGTCAGCGCTCCTTATTTTCACATACTT
- the rpl3602 gene encoding 60S ribosomal protein L36: MAPGLVVGLNKGKALTKRQLPERPSRRKGQQSKRTTFVRSIVREVAGFAPYERRVMELIRNSQDKRARKLAKKRLGTLKRAKGKIEELTGVIQSSRLAH, translated from the exons ATGGCTCCTGGACTTGTTGTTGGATTAAACAAGGGCAAGGCTTTGACCAAGCGTCAATTGCCTGAGCGTCCTTCTCGTCGTAAAGGTCAACAATCTAAGCGTACCACTTTCGTTCGCTCCATCGTCCGTGAGGTTGCTGGATTTGCTCCTTATGAGCGCCGTGTTATGGAGTTAATCCGTAACTCTCAAGACAAGCGTGCTCGTAAGCTTGCGAAGAAGAGG CTCGGTACTTTGAAGCGTGCTAAGGGCAAGATCGAAGAGCTTACTGGCGTTATCCAGAGCTCTCGTTTGGCTCACTAA
- the xdj1 gene encoding DNAJ protein Xdj1: protein MVVDTSLYDILEVDPTASAEEIKKRYKKLALLNHPDKVAESEREDAAARFRDIQTAYDVLREPSSREMYDIHGLEQEGHDSQTGVDINDVLAQMFGMNFGAQGASGQRKRRGSDVVHDYEISLEDMFKGKEVKLRATRNVICPHCQGKGGKRFAKERPCLSCGGKGMRQHLHRVGPHHVTTQQSACGDCSGKGSSFRTKDRCKYCKGSGVVGEKRVLNFNIRCSAKETDKVVQPEMADEALGMTPGDVVLRLRQIPHPVFERVGDDLKAKLQISLAEALVGFKRAVVTTLDGRILEYCQPAGKILRPGNCIVIPGEGMYRGERADLRGDLYLEVEIEFPRDNSLDKKSMQSLQNILPDCSKRVPVPEDAIVDSVTGSLGDVSNFGGSARFENQFAEEEFQSVPECTAQ from the coding sequence ATGGTTGTTGATACTTCTCTATATGATATCCTTGAAGTAGACCCCACTGCTTCTGCGGAGGAAATTAAGAAACGTTACAAAAAACTGGCCTTGCTAAATCATCCCGACAAGGTAGCAGAATCCGAACGAGAAGATGCAGCAGCTAGATTTCGTGATATACAAACTGCCTACGATGTGCTGCGAGAGCCAAGTTCTCGAGAAATGTATGATATACACGGCCTTGAGCAGGAAGGTCATGACTCACAAACTGGAGTAGACATTAATGACGTTTTGGCCCAAATGTTTGGTATGAACTTTGGTGCGCAAGGTGCGTCGGGGCAGCGAAAGCGTCGAGGCTCAGATGTTGTTCACGACTATGAGATTTCGTTAGAAGACATGTTCAAAGGGAAAGAAGTCAAGCTGCGTGCTACCAGAAACGTAATATGTCCTCATTGCCAAGGTAAAGGCGGAAAACGATTTGCTAAAGAACGACCTTGCTTGTCTTGTGGTGGAAAAGGCATGCGACAACACCTTCATAGAGTTGGTCCTCATCATGTAACTACACAGCAATCTGCATGTGGGGATTGCAGTGGGAAAGGATCAAGTTTTAGAACCAAAGACCGCTGTAAATACTGTAAAGGCAGTGGAGTCGTTGGTGAAAAACGAGTTCTTAACTTTAACATTCGTTGTTCTGCGAAAGAAACCGACAAGGTTGTTCAGCCAGAAATGGCCGATGAAGCTTTGGGAATGACTCCGGGGGATGTTGTCTTGCGCCTTCGACAGATTCCTCACCCTGTATTTGAGCGCGTGGGTGATGATTTAAAGGCTAAACTTCAAATCAGCCTCGCTGAAGCTTTGGTAGGTTTCAAGAGAGCGGTAGTAACTACATTGGATGGTCGTATACTGGAATATTGCCAGCCTGCCGGAAAGATACTTCGACCAGGTAACTGTATTGTCATACCAGGTGAAGGAATGTACCGAGGTGAACGAGCGGATTTACGTGGTGATCTTTACTTGGAAGTAGAAATAGAATTTCCAAGAGATAACTCTTTGGATAAAAAGTCGATGCAATCGTTACAAAATATCCTGCCTGATTGTTCCAAGCGAGTTCCCGTACCCGAAGACGCTATTGTAGACTCCGTGACTGGATCCCTTGGAGACGTTTCGAATTTTGGGGGCAGCGCTCGTTTTGAAAATCAGTTTGccgaagaagaatttcaatCTGTGCCAGAATGCACGGCTCAATAG
- a CDS encoding Schizosaccharomyces specific protein: MAFARSMSRLKNKREHENVSNDSRLSRESVRNKHPPISRNNLLDPSHSSQPIIRHSSVKTDRPHFQRASTLVPEQSSEILNDAVEEPVNDNPPFHETPSAFSSPARSVSIESTHTIPPQASGIYDNVDPFAQSELERNNSPFSPFNRQSEFATTNTNESDTLNEQGRSTSPPISSYPKRISSQLGPPRQPVSQLNRPVPSTSMDRNRFVSEVTHPPRISNESDKYNTRSVSLPLHQSVLDNTLCSSYPTDESNPFASVEEGTIPLRYNLGETHLRRDSRHNLLDYGSSSSSVSSTSGVHKPVASARYTGNIAHQSSQSENANEAITARENLRNRSSDHPGNVEKVQRLLSPKESDVLQTQVKDGLSRFMVFFTVGIIFPPLWVIASFLPIPGSRTYKMQWKHVQWRFVNRVVSCLGIAIVFLFIGLGVTGS, from the coding sequence ATGGCATTCGCTCGTAGTATGAGtcgtttaaaaaacaaaagagaacATGAAAATGTCAGTAACGACTCGAGACTCTCAAGAGAAAGTGTTCGCAATAAGCATCCACCTATAAGCAGAAACAATTTGTTGGATCCTTCTCATTCATCACAGCCTATTATCCGGCATTCTTCAGTAAAAACAGATCGCCctcattttcaaagagCTAGTACTTTAGTACCTGAACAGTCGAGCGAAATATTAAACGATGCTGTGGAAGAGCCGGTGAATGATAACCCCCCTTTTCATGAAACTCCATCAGCCTTTTCCTCTCCTGCTCGATCTGTGTCGATTGAGTCAACTCATACTATCCCACCTCAAGCTAGTGGCATCTATGACAATGTTGATCCTTTTGCTCAAAGtgaattggaaagaaataattcGCCTTTTTCTCCGTTCAACCGTCAATCGGAGTTTGCTACAACCAACACAAATGAATCAGATACTCTTAATGAACAGGGACGCTCGACTAGTCCCCCCATCTCTTCttatccaaaaagaattagTTCTCAACTTGGACCTCCCCGTCAACCCGTATCTCAATTAAACCGACCAGTGCCTAGTACAAGCATGGACAGGAATAGATTTGTGTCTGAAGTCACTCATCCTCCCCGGATTTCCAACGAAAGTGATAAATACAATACACGAAGTGTGTCACTTCCTTTGCATCAATCCGTACTTGATAATACGCTATGCAGTTCCTACCCTACTGATGAATCTAATCCCTTTGCCTCAGTGGAGGAGGGCACTATTCCTTTAAGATACAACCTTGGGGAAACTCATTTAAGGAGAGATTCGAGGCATAACCTTTTAGATTATGGATCTTCTTCTAGCTCAGTAAGTAGCACATCTGGTGTTCATAAACCGGTTGCTAGTGCAAGGTATACTGGAAATATTGCCCATCAATCATCTCAATCCGAAAATGCGAATGAGGCTATTACTGCCAGGGAAAATTTAAGAAATCGTTCATCTGACCACCCTGGTAATGTGGAAAAGGTCCAGCGGTTGCTAAGTCCCAAAGAATCTGATGTTTTGCAAACTCAAGTAAAAGATGGTCTATCTAGATTTATGGTCTTCTTTACTGTTGGTATTATCTTTCCTCCTTTGTGGGTAATAGCATCCTTTCTTCCTATCCCAGGTAGCAGAACTTACAAAATGCAGTGGAAACATGTACAGTGGAGGTTTGTTAATCGAGTTGTTTCGTGTCTTGGCAttgcaattgtttttttgttcatcgGATTAGGGGTTACTGGATCATAA
- the ypt7 gene encoding GTPase Ypt7 — translation MTGRKKHLLKVIILGESGVGKTSIMNQYVNKKFSKDYKATIGADFLTKEVLVDDKVVTLQLWDTAGQERFQSLGVAFYRGADCCVLVYDVNNSKSFETLDSWRDEFLIQASPSNPETFPFILIGNKVDVEEKKRMVSKSRAQAYCQDKGEIPYFETSAKEAVNVQEAFQSVARLALENSDAEDAAGDFADPIHLDMESQKATCSC, via the exons atgacTGGCAGGAAGAAACATTTGCTGAAGGTGATTATCCTTGGTGAAAGCGGTGTAGGAAAGACATCGATCATGAATCAG TATGTCAACAAGAAGTTCAGCAAAGATTATAAGGCCACCATTGGTGCTGATTTTCTAACCAAAGAAGTCCTGGTGGATGACAAGGTGGTTACTTTGCAACTATGGGACACTGCTGGACAAGAACGTTTCCAAAGTTTAGGTGTTGCCTTTTACCGTGGAGCTGACTGCTGTGTGCTCGTGTACGATGTGAATAATAGCAAATCCTTTGAAACCTTGGACAGTTGGCGCGACGAATTCCTTATTCAAGCTTCCCCAAGCAATCCGGAAACGTTTCCTTTCATTCTGATTGGCAACAAAGTAGACgtggaagaaaagaagagaatg GTTTCGAAATCGAGGGCCCAAGCTTATTGCCAAGATAAAGGGGAAATTCCATACTTTGAAACCAGCGCTAAGGAGGCTGTCAACGTTCAAGAAGCCTTCCAATCCGTTGCTCGTCTGGCTTTGGAGAACTCGGATGCGGAAGACGCTGCTGGTGATTTTGCTGATCCTATTCACTTGGATATGGAAAGTCAAAAGGCTACTTGCTCTTGCTAA
- the atg16 gene encoding autophagy associated protein Atg16, with translation MEKLDLVEKLKQRDCREKAYVQVIEPYTELFHSTLSLNQREPDVDEKEPLKEDERPSLHLGAPSMSLQAMTDELRSLRRTCELYQRNMQKSQFTYKQQLQENLLLEKQLSLQKELNVEKDKRIHRLQDELLALQLEMTSLERKSAGS, from the coding sequence ATGGAAAAACTTGACCTTGTGGAAAAGCTCAAGCAGCGAGATTGTCGTGAAAAAGCCTATGTTCAAGTCATTGAACCATACACGGAGCTATTTCACTCAACGCTGTCCCTCAATCAAAGAGAACCAGATGtggatgaaaaagaacctCTTaaggaagatgaaagaCCATCTCTCCACCTGGGTGCTCCGTCCATGTCGCTTCAAGCCATGACCGATGAACTTCGGTCGCTCCGACGCACTTGCGAATTGTATCAAAGGAACATGCAAAAATCACAATTTACCTATAAACAACAGCTACAAGAAAACttgcttttggaaaagcagCTTTCCTTGCAGAAGGAACTGAACGTTGAAAAGGACAAACGCATTCATCGTTTGCAAGATGAACTATTGGCACTCCAACTCGAAATGACTTCCCTCGAACGTAAATCAGCAGGTTCATGA